A single Streptomyces mirabilis DNA region contains:
- the uraH gene encoding hydroxyisourate hydrolase: MSTDTTASVSTHILDTSVGRPAEGVAVRLAARGGRTADWRELGGSATDADGRCKDLPALPEGTTHVRLDFEVEAYFEKKQADAQQDAPANRDSGASGVFFPEVAITFAVRPGEHYHVPLLLNPFGYSVYRGS, from the coding sequence ATGAGCACCGACACCACCGCATCCGTGTCCACCCACATCCTGGACACCAGCGTCGGACGCCCCGCCGAGGGTGTCGCCGTCCGGCTCGCGGCCCGCGGCGGCCGTACGGCTGACTGGCGGGAGCTCGGCGGCTCGGCGACCGACGCGGACGGGCGGTGCAAGGACCTCCCGGCGCTGCCGGAGGGGACGACCCACGTACGGCTCGACTTCGAGGTCGAGGCGTACTTCGAGAAGAAGCAAGCCGATGCGCAGCAGGACGCCCCCGCGAATCGGGACAGCGGTGCGAGCGGAGTGTTCTTCCCCGAGGTGGCGATCACCTTCGCCGTCAGGCCGGGCGAGCACTACCACGTACCGCTGCTGCTCAACCCGTTCGGCTACTCCGTTTACCGAGGGAGCTAG
- a CDS encoding catalase yields the protein MSKRVLTTESGAPVADNQNSATAGAGGPLLLQDQHLLEKLARFNRERIPERVVHARGSGAYGHFEVTDDVTGFTHADFLNTVGKRTEVFLRFSTVADNLGGADAVRDPRGFAVKFYTEEGNYDLVGNNTPVFFIKDPLKFPDFIHSQKRDPFTGKQEPDNVWDFWAHAPEATHQVTWLMGDRGIPASYRHMNGYGSHTYQWTNAEGEAFFVKYHFKTNQGVRSLSTEQAQEIAGKDPNSHQTDLLQAIERSVRPSWTLYVQIMPAAEAADYRFNPFDLTKVWPHKDFPLQRVGRLVLDRNPDNVFAEVEQAAFSPNNFVPGIGPSPDKMLQGRLFAYADAHRYRLGVNHTQLAVNAPKATTADNYGRDGFMASNAQGRAAKNYEPNSYGGPAETGRPLSAPLAVAGWTGAHEAPLHTKDDDFFQAGELYRLMSAEERSRLIANIAGGLAQVSRDDVVEKNLAHFHAADPEYGRRVAEAVHALRED from the coding sequence ATGTCGAAGCGCGTGCTTACGACCGAGTCCGGCGCTCCCGTCGCCGACAACCAGAACTCAGCCACCGCCGGCGCAGGCGGCCCGCTCCTCCTCCAGGACCAGCACCTCCTGGAGAAGCTCGCCCGGTTCAACCGCGAGCGCATCCCGGAGCGCGTGGTGCACGCCCGCGGCTCCGGCGCGTACGGCCACTTCGAGGTCACGGACGACGTCACCGGATTCACCCACGCCGACTTCCTGAACACGGTCGGCAAGCGCACCGAGGTCTTCCTGCGCTTCTCCACCGTCGCCGACAACCTGGGCGGCGCGGACGCCGTCCGCGACCCGCGCGGCTTCGCGGTCAAGTTCTACACGGAGGAGGGGAATTACGACCTCGTCGGGAACAACACCCCCGTCTTCTTCATCAAGGACCCGCTCAAGTTCCCCGACTTCATCCACTCCCAGAAGCGCGACCCGTTCACGGGCAAGCAGGAGCCGGACAACGTCTGGGACTTCTGGGCGCACGCCCCCGAGGCCACGCACCAGGTGACCTGGCTGATGGGCGACCGCGGCATCCCCGCCTCGTACCGGCACATGAACGGCTACGGCTCGCACACCTACCAGTGGACGAACGCCGAGGGCGAGGCCTTCTTCGTCAAGTACCACTTCAAGACGAACCAGGGCGTCCGCAGCCTCTCCACCGAGCAGGCGCAGGAGATCGCGGGCAAGGACCCGAACTCCCACCAGACGGACCTGCTCCAGGCGATCGAGCGGAGCGTGCGCCCGTCCTGGACCCTCTACGTCCAGATCATGCCCGCGGCCGAGGCGGCGGACTACCGCTTCAACCCCTTCGACCTCACCAAGGTGTGGCCGCACAAGGACTTCCCGCTCCAGCGCGTGGGCCGGCTGGTCCTGGACCGCAACCCCGACAACGTCTTCGCCGAGGTCGAGCAGGCCGCGTTCTCCCCGAACAACTTCGTTCCGGGCATCGGCCCCTCCCCCGACAAGATGCTCCAGGGCCGGCTGTTCGCCTACGCGGACGCCCACCGCTACCGCCTCGGCGTCAACCACACCCAGCTCGCGGTGAACGCGCCGAAGGCCACGACCGCGGACAACTACGGCCGCGACGGCTTCATGGCGTCCAACGCGCAGGGCCGCGCCGCCAAGAACTACGAGCCGAACTCCTACGGCGGCCCGGCCGAGACCGGCCGCCCGCTGTCGGCCCCGCTGGCCGTCGCCGGCTGGACCGGCGCCCACGAGGCTCCCCTCCACACCAAGGACGACGACTTCTTCCAGGCGGGCGAGCTCTACCGCCTGATGTCGGCCGAGGAGCGGTCCCGGCTGATCGCGAACATCGCCGGCGGCCTCGCACAGGTCTCCCGCGACGACGTCGTCGAGAAGAACCTCGCCCACTTCCACGCCGCCGACCCGGAGTACGGCCGGCGCGTGGCGGAAGCGGTCCACGCCCTGCGCGAGGACTGA
- a CDS encoding 2-hydroxy-3-oxopropionate reductase: MSSTLADSSRPNRPTRPAVAWIGLGIMGSPMSENLVKAGYDVTGFTLEQDKLERLAAAGGTAAGSIAEAVRDADVVITMVPASPQVEAIAYGPDGILENARSGALLIDMSSITPQTSVDLANAAAAKGIRVLDAPVSGGEAGAIEAVLSIMVGGEQADFDEAEPIFEALGKTIVLCGPHGSGQTVKAANQLIVAVNIQACAEAVVFLEKSGVDLKAALDVLGGGLAGSTVLTRKKDNFLNRDFKPGFRIDLHHKDMGIVTDAARTVGAALPVGSVVAQLVASLRAQGDGGLDHSALLRSVERLSGAKL, translated from the coding sequence ATGAGCAGCACCCTTGCAGATTCCTCCCGCCCGAACCGTCCGACCCGCCCGGCGGTCGCCTGGATCGGTCTCGGCATCATGGGCTCCCCCATGTCGGAGAACCTGGTCAAGGCCGGGTACGACGTCACCGGGTTCACACTGGAGCAGGACAAGCTGGAGCGCCTCGCCGCCGCGGGCGGTACGGCCGCCGGTTCGATCGCCGAGGCCGTGCGGGACGCCGACGTGGTGATCACGATGGTGCCCGCCTCCCCGCAGGTCGAGGCCATCGCGTACGGCCCCGACGGCATCCTGGAGAACGCGAGGTCCGGCGCGCTGCTGATCGACATGTCGTCGATCACCCCGCAGACCTCCGTGGACCTCGCGAACGCCGCCGCCGCGAAGGGGATCCGGGTTCTGGACGCTCCCGTGTCCGGTGGCGAGGCCGGGGCGATCGAGGCCGTGCTGTCGATCATGGTCGGCGGCGAGCAGGCCGACTTCGACGAGGCCGAGCCGATCTTCGAGGCGCTCGGCAAGACCATCGTGCTCTGCGGTCCGCACGGCTCCGGCCAGACCGTGAAGGCCGCGAACCAGCTGATCGTCGCCGTGAACATCCAGGCGTGCGCCGAGGCCGTGGTCTTCCTGGAGAAGTCCGGCGTGGACCTGAAGGCCGCGCTCGACGTCCTGGGCGGCGGGCTCGCCGGCTCCACCGTACTGACGCGGAAGAAGGACAACTTCCTGAACCGCGACTTCAAGCCGGGCTTCCGCATCGACCTGCACCACAAGGACATGGGCATCGTCACGGACGCCGCCCGCACGGTCGGCGCCGCGCTGCCGGTGGGCTCCGTGGTCGCCCAGCTCGTCGCCTCCCTGCGCGCCCAGGGCGACGGCGGCCTCGACCACTCGGCCCTCCTGCGATCCGTGGAGCGCCTCTCGGGCGCAAAACTCTGA
- the gcl gene encoding glyoxylate carboligase, with product MARMTAARAAVEILKREGVSDAFGVPGAAINPFYAALKASGGISHTLARHVEGASHMAEGYTRTHPGNIGVCIGTSGPAGTDMITGLYSAIGDSIPILCITGQAPTAVIHKEDFQAVDIASIAKPVTKMAVTVLEAAQVPGVFQQAFHLMRSGRPGPVLIDLPVDVQLTEIEFDPETYEPLQAYKPAATRAQIEKAIGLLNESERPLIVAGGGVINADACELLVEFAELTGIPVVPTLMGWGVLPDDHELNAGMVGLQTSHRYGNATFLESDFVLGVGNRWANRHTGKLDVYTAGRTFVHVDIEPTQIGKIFAPDYGIASDAKAALELFVQVAKELRAEGRLPDRSAWAASAQERRATLQRRTHFDDIPIKPQRVYEEMNKAFGPETRYVSTIGLSQIAGAQMLHVYQPRHWINCGQAGPLGWTIPAALGVAKADPEASVVALSGDYDFQFMIEELAVGAQHRIPYVHVLVNNSYLGLIRQAQRAFDIDFQVKLEFENINSPELGVYGVDHVKVVEGLGCKAIRVTDPAELGAAFEQAKKLAAEYRVPVVVEAILERVTNISMSTTNDIGNVVEFEEIATEPGHAPTSIRTLKV from the coding sequence ATGGCTCGTATGACCGCTGCCCGCGCGGCAGTCGAGATCCTCAAGCGCGAGGGCGTCAGCGACGCGTTCGGCGTCCCGGGCGCGGCGATCAACCCCTTCTACGCGGCCCTCAAGGCCTCCGGGGGGATCAGCCACACCCTTGCCCGCCATGTCGAGGGCGCCTCGCACATGGCGGAGGGCTACACCCGCACCCACCCGGGCAACATCGGCGTCTGCATCGGCACGTCGGGACCCGCGGGCACCGACATGATCACCGGCCTCTACTCCGCCATCGGCGACTCGATCCCGATCCTGTGCATCACGGGCCAGGCGCCGACCGCCGTGATCCACAAAGAGGACTTCCAGGCCGTCGACATCGCCTCGATCGCGAAGCCGGTGACCAAGATGGCGGTCACCGTGCTGGAGGCGGCCCAGGTCCCCGGCGTCTTCCAGCAGGCCTTCCACCTCATGCGCTCCGGCCGTCCGGGCCCGGTCCTCATCGACCTGCCCGTCGACGTCCAGCTCACCGAGATCGAGTTCGACCCGGAGACGTACGAGCCGCTCCAGGCGTACAAGCCCGCCGCCACCCGTGCCCAGATCGAGAAGGCGATCGGGCTGCTGAACGAGTCCGAGCGGCCGCTGATCGTCGCAGGCGGCGGTGTCATCAACGCCGATGCCTGTGAACTCCTCGTGGAATTCGCCGAGTTGACAGGCATCCCGGTCGTCCCGACCCTGATGGGCTGGGGCGTCCTGCCCGACGACCACGAGCTGAACGCCGGCATGGTGGGCCTGCAGACCTCGCACCGCTACGGCAACGCGACCTTCCTGGAGTCCGACTTCGTCCTCGGCGTCGGCAACCGCTGGGCCAACCGTCACACCGGCAAGCTGGACGTCTACACGGCGGGCCGCACCTTCGTCCACGTCGACATCGAGCCCACCCAGATCGGCAAGATCTTCGCCCCGGACTACGGCATCGCCTCCGACGCGAAGGCCGCGCTCGAACTGTTCGTCCAGGTGGCGAAGGAACTCAGGGCCGAGGGCCGGCTGCCGGACCGCTCCGCGTGGGCCGCCTCCGCCCAGGAGCGCAGGGCGACCCTCCAGCGCCGTACGCACTTCGACGACATCCCGATCAAGCCGCAGCGCGTCTACGAGGAGATGAACAAGGCCTTCGGCCCGGAGACCCGGTACGTCTCCACCATCGGCCTCTCGCAGATCGCCGGCGCCCAGATGCTGCACGTCTACCAGCCCCGGCACTGGATCAACTGCGGCCAGGCGGGACCGCTCGGCTGGACGATCCCGGCCGCGCTCGGCGTCGCCAAGGCCGACCCGGAGGCCTCCGTCGTCGCCCTCTCCGGCGACTACGACTTCCAGTTCATGATCGAGGAACTGGCCGTCGGCGCCCAGCACCGGATCCCGTACGTCCATGTCCTGGTCAACAACTCCTACCTGGGCCTGATCCGCCAGGCGCAGCGGGCCTTCGACATCGACTTCCAGGTCAAGCTGGAGTTCGAGAACATCAACTCGCCCGAACTCGGCGTCTATGGCGTCGACCACGTCAAGGTCGTCGAGGGCCTCGGCTGCAAGGCGATCCGCGTCACCGATCCGGCCGAGCTGGGTGCCGCCTTCGAGCAGGCCAAGAAGCTCGCCGCCGAGTACCGGGTGCCGGTCGTCGTCGAGGCGATCCTGGAGCGCGTCACCAACATCTCGATGTCCACGACGAACGACATCGGAAACGTCGTGGAGTTCGAGGAGATCGCGACCGAGCCGGGCCACGCGCCCACATCCATCAGGACACTGAAGGTCTGA
- a CDS encoding TIM barrel protein: MPGSEWGTATEQRFNVNLSILFTELPLLERPAAAAAAGFTAVELWWPWVDSPTPERSELDALKKAIEDAGVQLTGLNFYAGQLPGPDRGALSIPGAESERFRANIDVAADFARSLGCKALNALYGNRVEGVEPAEQDALALENLVLAARAADRIGAILLIETLNQPESPLYPLVSAPAGVAVVDRVNEATGLGNARFLMDLYHLSMNGEDLPSVIERYAAKTGHVQIADNPGRGAPGTGTLPLEDLLGRLRKAGYEGWVGLEYKPGDRPSAAAFDWLPTEARAAR; this comes from the coding sequence ATGCCGGGTTCCGAATGGGGCACAGCCACCGAGCAACGCTTCAACGTCAACCTGTCGATCCTCTTCACCGAACTCCCGCTCCTGGAGCGCCCCGCGGCCGCCGCCGCGGCGGGCTTCACCGCGGTCGAGCTGTGGTGGCCCTGGGTCGACTCCCCCACCCCCGAGCGGTCCGAACTCGACGCCCTGAAGAAGGCGATCGAGGACGCGGGCGTCCAGCTCACGGGGCTGAACTTCTACGCCGGACAGCTGCCCGGTCCCGACCGGGGCGCGCTGTCGATCCCCGGCGCGGAGTCGGAGAGGTTCCGCGCCAACATCGACGTGGCGGCCGACTTCGCGCGGTCGCTGGGCTGCAAGGCCCTCAACGCGCTCTACGGCAACCGCGTCGAGGGCGTGGAGCCGGCCGAGCAGGACGCGCTCGCGCTGGAGAACCTGGTCCTCGCGGCACGGGCCGCCGACCGGATCGGCGCGATCCTCCTGATCGAGACCCTCAACCAGCCCGAGTCACCGCTCTATCCCCTCGTGAGCGCCCCGGCGGGAGTCGCCGTCGTCGACAGGGTCAACGAGGCGACCGGCCTCGGCAACGCCAGGTTCCTCATGGACCTGTACCACCTGTCCATGAACGGCGAGGACCTGCCGTCGGTGATCGAGCGGTACGCCGCGAAGACCGGCCACGTGCAGATCGCCGACAACCCCGGCCGCGGCGCCCCGGGCACCGGGACCCTACCCCTGGAGGACCTGCTCGGCCGGCTGCGGAAGGCGGGTTACGAGGGCTGGGTCGGCCTGGAGTACAAGCCGGGCGACCGTCCGAGCGCGGCGGCCTTCGACTGGCTGCCGACCGAGGCCCGAGCCGCCCGCTGA
- a CDS encoding helix-turn-helix domain-containing protein — MTGIGNDPFVAAVKPLVDAMGGEMVAPDEAGPDDVVLSWEGADVVAVRLPQLADSLDHILAALERKQGKPLADLDRKSKQEVVRVLEARGAFSVRHGVETVASALGVSRFTVYNYLNREKEA, encoded by the coding sequence GTGACCGGCATCGGAAACGACCCCTTCGTCGCGGCGGTCAAACCGCTGGTCGATGCCATGGGGGGCGAGATGGTGGCGCCCGACGAGGCCGGCCCCGACGATGTCGTGCTCTCCTGGGAGGGTGCGGACGTGGTCGCCGTGCGGCTGCCGCAGCTGGCCGACTCGCTCGATCACATCCTGGCCGCCCTGGAGCGCAAGCAGGGCAAGCCGCTGGCCGACCTCGACCGCAAGTCCAAGCAGGAGGTCGTACGGGTGCTCGAGGCCCGCGGAGCCTTCTCGGTGCGGCACGGCGTGGAGACGGTGGCGAGCGCGCTGGGTGTCAGCCGCTTCACCGTCTACAACTACCTGAACCGCGAGAAGGAGGCCTGA
- the pucL gene encoding factor-independent urate hydroxylase, with amino-acid sequence MTDNSHRGRPVILGQNQYGKAENRVVKITRDGATHHIKDLNVSVALSGDMEEVHYSGSNANVLPTDTTKNTVYAFAKEYGIESAEQFGIHLARHFVTSQEPIKTARIRIEEYVWERIETSDANSRFIGADDVKHSFVRKGQETRVTQITYDGSSWEVISGLKDLVVMNSTNSEFWGYVKDKYTTLPEAYDRILATQVSGRWRFNWTGDEQKMPNWEKSYDQVRKHMLQAFAETYSLSLQQTLYQMGSRIIDNRSEIDEVRFSLPNKHHFLVDLEPFGLENDNEVYFAADRPYGLIEATILRDGCEPHIPVDLTNL; translated from the coding sequence ATGACTGACAATTCCCACCGCGGCCGCCCTGTGATCCTGGGACAGAACCAGTACGGCAAGGCCGAGAACCGCGTCGTGAAGATCACCCGCGACGGCGCGACGCACCACATCAAGGACCTGAACGTGTCCGTGGCGCTGAGCGGCGACATGGAAGAGGTCCACTACTCGGGCTCCAACGCCAACGTCCTGCCGACGGACACCACCAAGAACACGGTGTACGCCTTCGCCAAGGAGTACGGCATCGAGTCCGCCGAACAGTTCGGCATCCACCTGGCCCGGCACTTCGTGACCTCGCAGGAGCCGATCAAGACGGCGCGCATCCGCATCGAGGAATACGTCTGGGAGCGCATCGAGACCTCCGACGCCAACTCCAGGTTCATCGGCGCCGACGATGTCAAGCACTCCTTCGTACGCAAGGGTCAGGAGACCCGGGTCACCCAGATCACCTATGACGGCTCGTCGTGGGAGGTCATCTCGGGGCTGAAGGACCTCGTGGTGATGAACTCGACGAACTCCGAGTTCTGGGGCTACGTCAAGGACAAGTACACGACGCTCCCCGAGGCGTACGACCGCATCCTGGCCACCCAGGTCTCCGGCCGCTGGCGCTTCAACTGGACCGGCGACGAGCAGAAGATGCCCAACTGGGAGAAGTCCTACGACCAGGTCAGGAAGCACATGCTCCAGGCCTTCGCGGAGACCTACTCCCTGTCGCTGCAGCAGACCCTGTACCAGATGGGCTCGCGGATCATCGACAACCGCAGCGAGATCGACGAGGTCCGCTTCTCGCTCCCCAACAAGCACCACTTCCTCGTCGACCTGGAGCCGTTCGGGCTCGAGAACGACAACGAGGTGTACTTCGCGGCCGACCGGCCCTACGGACTGATCGAGGCCACCATCTTGCGCGACGGCTGCGAGCCGCACATCCCGGTGGACCTCACCAACCTCTGA
- the uraD gene encoding 2-oxo-4-hydroxy-4-carboxy-5-ureidoimidazoline decarboxylase → MTSSTTPGGLARFNALEEHAAHAALQEACASTAWVRTLLARRPYITPDDLFAASDAAMAELTAEDLAEAMAGHPPIGRPKPGDPTSSREQRGMAGASAELKEEMLELNLAYQERFGHVFLICATGRTGEQMRDAVKERIGNSPEREREIVRSELGKINRIRLARLVEEENA, encoded by the coding sequence GTGACTTCGAGTACGACACCCGGCGGCCTCGCCCGGTTCAATGCCCTGGAGGAGCACGCGGCCCACGCCGCCCTCCAGGAGGCGTGCGCCTCGACGGCCTGGGTGCGCACCCTGCTCGCCCGCCGCCCGTACATCACCCCCGACGACCTCTTCGCCGCGAGCGACGCCGCCATGGCCGAGCTGACCGCCGAGGACCTGGCGGAGGCGATGGCGGGGCACCCGCCGATCGGGCGACCGAAGCCCGGGGACCCCACTTCCTCCCGGGAGCAGCGCGGCATGGCCGGCGCCTCCGCGGAGCTCAAGGAGGAGATGCTCGAACTGAACCTGGCGTACCAGGAGAGGTTCGGCCATGTCTTCCTGATCTGCGCCACCGGCCGGACCGGCGAGCAGATGCGCGACGCGGTCAAGGAACGGATCGGCAACTCGCCCGAGCGGGAGCGCGAGATCGTCCGCTCCGAACTGGGCAAGATCAACCGCATCCGGCTGGCCCGTCTCGTGGAGGAGGAGAACGCATGA